Genomic segment of Pseudomonadales bacterium:
AATACAAATAGCCACATAGTGCCAACGGGTATGCCAAATTGAGCAGCCAGAATGGCAAGAAGTTTGGTCATCACGCCGAGTAATAAAAAGGCAAAAATGGGTGATAAATCGATGCCGCCCATATCGGGCAGTAATTTGCGAAACGGCGCGAAAATCGGCTCGGCCACTTGTTGCAGTAAGATAGCAGCAGGATGCTGACTCATCGGCGCAACAAAGCTTAAGATGATGCTGCCAAGCATGCAAAAAGAGGCAATGTTCAACAGTGCGGCAAAGAGCTTTAATACGCTGACCACAGCAATCAACATGATAGCCGAGCTAAAGTTCTGCCCTGCCAGCAATAGGGTAATCACAATGCTTAGCATATTTAAGGCAATAACCAGCACCAATGCAGCAATATCAAGGCCCGCCAGGCCAGGTATTACGCGTCGAAGCGGCTTTAGTGCTGGCGAGGTGATTTTTACAATGCCCTGAGAGATAGGGTTGAAAAAATCAGCCTTAACCAGTTGGAATACGAATCTCAGTAGCACCAATAGGCTAAACACGCCAATTAGGCTGCTCACTACATAATTTACAATATCAGCCAATTCACTCACATTATTGCCCTAATCTTATTACTGTTCGGTAGCCATTTCTTTGGCAATGGCTTTACTGCGAGCATCCGCAGCAGCTAAGGCTGCAGTCACTGCAGCATCAAAGTTATCGTTGATAAAGCTGTTAATGGCAGCTTCGGTAGTACCATTCGGCGATGTCACTTTGCGTCGTAATTCAGCCACGTCGTCATCCGCTGTTATAGCCATTTTAGCGGCGCCAAGTGCGGTTTGCAGACACAGTTTTTCGGCGCTTTGACGATTAAGGCCTAAGTTTTCAGCCGCTGCAATCATGGCTTCCATTAACAGGAAAAAATACGCCGGGCCCGAGCCTGACAAGGCGGTCACCGCATCTAGTAAAGTTTCTTGATCAACCCACTCAGTTAAGCCGATGCTGGTTAACAGTTGCTCAGCTTGTTGCCTTTGCTGCAGGCTTACCTGCTGATTGGCATACAAGCCGGTGGCGCCGGCGTTAACCAAGGCAGGGGTGTTGGGCATACAGCGAACGAGGGCAATCTCTGAGCCTAGCCATTTGGCAAACATTTCGCAGTTAATGCCTGCGGCAATTGAAATAAGCAAAGGAGCGCGGGCTGCGACAGCATCTCGTATCTCATTGCACAGGGATTGCATTAACTGAGGTTTTACTGCTAACACTACAATATCTGCGTGCTCGATGGCCTTGGTGTTGTCGTCGGTGGTTGCAATGCCGAAGCTGGTGCGAACTTTATCCAGTTGCGGCTGGAAGGGGTCTGCCGCGATAATTTGCTGCGCCGCCATGCCGCTGTCTAATAGTCCGCCAATAATGGCGCTGGCCATATTGCCCGCACCGATAAATGCGATATGTAGATTCATAATGTCTCTTAATTGTTTCTGGGGCCAAAAAAATCGCTGCCGATGCGTATCATGCTGGCACCATGCTGAATTGCAAGCTCTAAATCGCCGGACATCCCCATTGATAAAGTATCGCAGCTTGGGTAAAGCTG
This window contains:
- a CDS encoding YggT family protein — translated: MSELADIVNYVVSSLIGVFSLLVLLRFVFQLVKADFFNPISQGIVKITSPALKPLRRVIPGLAGLDIAALVLVIALNMLSIVITLLLAGQNFSSAIMLIAVVSVLKLFAALLNIASFCMLGSIILSFVAPMSQHPAAILLQQVAEPIFAPFRKLLPDMGGIDLSPIFAFLLLGVMTKLLAILAAQFGIPVGTMWLFVFIGV
- a CDS encoding pyrroline-5-carboxylate reductase, with protein sequence MNLHIAFIGAGNMASAIIGGLLDSGMAAQQIIAADPFQPQLDKVRTSFGIATTDDNTKAIEHADIVVLAVKPQLMQSLCNEIRDAVAARAPLLISIAAGINCEMFAKWLGSEIALVRCMPNTPALVNAGATGLYANQQVSLQQRQQAEQLLTSIGLTEWVDQETLLDAVTALSGSGPAYFFLLMEAMIAAAENLGLNRQSAEKLCLQTALGAAKMAITADDDVAELRRKVTSPNGTTEAAINSFINDNFDAAVTAALAAADARSKAIAKEMATEQ